In one window of Solanum pennellii chromosome 2, SPENNV200 DNA:
- the LOC107011484 gene encoding protein GRIP isoform X2, with protein sequence MKQFNPYFSEAKAEIMEGDISSGAADNHTEDASKTEAEFNSFNIESDHVKDNRICESHEHTGDSHDDLVQMLVELNFQNEYLKSQIVGWQSINIYSDDSGQQIKTAAHENVASDNSEDLNEKIESLNRELLEEKQTRGAAEVALKHLQTLYLEADTKAQEFSVKVAEVQHKMDQEIKERDEKYSELDSKFNRLHKRAKQRIQEVQKEKDDLEAQFRDVNEKSERASSQLSALQQELERSRQHAQEALKAMDLDRQQLRSTNNKLRDNIEELRRSLAPKENALEASQQALLEKEQKLEEMQALLQAADEKRQASIEDLSSKHQKQKESLEAQIAEALAERSKAAETISSLRTVVAEKEFKIAEMDAASTGEAARLRAAFETVKGDIIHLNSEHEKEKESWETTCHSLRTKLEIAESNCIRAEIEAAKFRSQLESQLSAQSQVLNSKEAELMAAKEEINRTQSEFSSYKARAHALLQRKDAELAAARDSEQLKALEEALKEVEKEVMSVSSERDRALQDLKSTLINHEKELSDRDEALRATEQRIRSMEMKFNSAISAHQKEKEAWEISLQNVEETWRLKCDAFKAESVVTSGDNVQKELDDLKQSCKKLKEELDSFRDLADKMIEEKDNEISRLLDDNENLRHKLQSEFLADRNGNSNTVYDKQDPLNSTTSAADQQILVLARQQAQREEELAQSQRHILALQEEIEELERENRLHSQQEAKLKEELRNMDRSQKREGVDLTYLKNVILKLLETGEVEALLPVVAMLLQFSPEEMRKCQQAYRSSIEAQASPAKDTSGSGSSLFSRFSFS encoded by the exons ATGAAACAGTTTAATCCCTACTTCTCAGAAGCTAAAGCGGAAATAATGGAGGGAGATATTAGTAGTGGGGCTGCAGATAATCACACGGAAGATGCTAGCAAAACAGAGGCAGAGTTCAATAGCTTCAATATTGAGAGTGATCATGTAAAGGATAACAGAATATGTGAGAGTCACGAACATACAGGTGATAGCCATGATGATCTTGTACAAATGCTCGTAGAACTTAATTTCCAGAATGAATATCTGAAATCTCAGATTGTGGGATGGCAAAGCATCAACATCTATTCTGATGACTCTGGTCAACAAATTAAAACGGCTGCACATGAAAATGTGGCAAGTGATAATTCAGAAGACCTTAATGAGAAGATCGAATCTTTGAATAGAGAACTTTTAGAGGAAAAGCAAACACGAGGTGCTGCAGAGGTAGCACTAAAGCATCTTCAAACTCTATATTTGGAAGCTGACACAAAGGCCCAAGAGTTTTCTGTCAAAGTTGCTGAAG TACAACATAAGATGGATCAGGAAATAAAAGAACGTGATGAGAAGTACTCAGAGCTAGACTCGAAGTTCAACAGACTTCACAAACGGGCAAAGCAGCGTATTCAAGAGGTGCAAAAG GAAAAAGATGATCTTGAGGCCCAGTTTCGTGATGTCAATGAGAAATCTGAGCGCGCATCCTCTCAATTATCTGCATTGCAGCAAGAGTTGGAGCGCAGTAGACAACACGCTCAGGAGGCACTGAAGGCAATGGATTTGGATAGGCAACAGTTAAGAAGTACAAACAACAA gCTCAGAGACAACATTGAAGAGCTGCGCCGTTCCTTGGCACCAAAAGAGAATGCTCTGGAGGCATCACAACAGGCACTTCTAGAGAAAGAGCAG AAGTTAGAAGAGATGCAAGCATTACTGCAGGCAGCAGATGAGAAGAGACAAGCTTCAATTGAAGACCTCTCTTCAAAGCATCAGAAG CAAAAAGAGAGTCTGGAAGCCCAAATTGCTGAGGCATTGGCTGAAAGAAGCAAAGCAGCTGAAACAATCTCATCTCTGCGG ACTGTGGTTGCAGAGAAGGAGTTTAAGATTGCAGAGATGGATGCAGCTTCCACTGGTGAAGCAGCAAGACTTAGAGCTGCTTTTGAAACAGTTAAAGGAGACATTATTCATCTGAATAGTGAACAC gagaaagaaaaagagagttGGGAAACCACCTGCCATTCACTCAGAACAAAGCTGGAGATTGCTGAGAGTAACTGCATCCGTGCCGAGATTGAAGCAGCCAAATTTAGAA GTCAACTGGAGTCACAGTTATCTGCTCAGTCCCAGGTATTAAACTCAAAAGAGGCTGAATTGATGGCGGCCAAAGAAGAG ATCAATCGCACTCAAAGTGAGTTTTCATCTTACAAGGCTCGTGCTCACGCACTTCTCCAGCGAAAGGATGCTGAATTGGCTGCTGCTAGAGACAGCGAACAACTTAAAGCACTGGAGGAAGCATTGAAG GAAGTGGAGAAAGAGGTAATGTCAGTCTCTTCTGAAAGGGATAGAGCCCTTCAAGATCTAAAGAGCACCTTAATTAATCATGAGAAGGAACTTTCGGACAG AGATGAAGCTCTTCGTGCTACAGAGCAACGGATCAGAAGCATGGAAATGAAGTTCAATTCTGCTATTTCTGCGCACCAAAAAGAGAAGGAAGCATGGGAAATAAGCCTTCAAAATGTAGAAGAAACATGGCGAT TGAAATGTGATGCATTTAAAGCAGAGAGTGTGGTTACCTCTGGTGATAATGTTCAAAAAGAACTAGATGACCTCAAACAAAGCTGTAAAAAACTGAAG GAAGAGCTTGATTCTTTTCGTGACCTTGCTGATAAGATGATTGAGGAGAAGGACAATGAAATCTCTAGACTTCTAGACGATAACGAGAACCTTCGCCACAAACTTCAGTCTGAATTTTTA GCCGATCGCAATGGCAATTCCAA TACAGTATATGACAAGCAGGATCCTCTGAATTCGACTACCTCAGCTGCTGATCAGCAGATTCTG GTCTTGGCGAGACAACAAGCACAAAGAGAAGAAGAGCTTGCTCAGTCACAACGTCACATTCTAGCCCTTCAA GAGGAGATAGAAGAGCTCGAACGTGAAAATCGTCTCCACAGCCAGCAG GAAGCTAAGTTGAAAGAGGAGCTTAGGAATATGGATAGATCACAGAAGAGGGAAGGGGTAGATCTGACGTATCTTAAGAATGTCATTTTAAAACTTCTCGAGACAG GTGAAGTGGAGGCTCTATTACCTGTGGTTGCAATGCTTCTTCAGTTCAGTCCTGAGGAG ATGCGGAAGTGCCAACAAGCCTATCGCTCCTCCATAGAAGCTCAAGCAAGCCCGGCAAAAGATACATCAGGATCGGGGAGCTCACTGTTTTCTAGATTCTCATTCTCTTAA
- the LOC107008638 gene encoding isocitrate dehydrogenase [NAD] regulatory subunit 1, mitochondrial-like, with protein MARKSFPILKQLIQQSTNRCFTSTVSPRAVTLIPGDGVGPLVTDSVEQVMKAMKAPVYFERYEVRGDMKCMPEEVIDSIKKNKVCLKGGLRTPVGGGVSSLNVQMRKELDLYASIVHCFTLPGLPTRHEDVDIVVIRENTEGEYAGLEHEVVPGVVESLKVITKYCSERIAKFAFEYAHVNKRKKVTAVHKANIMKLADGLFLESCREVAAKYPEIQYEEIIVDNCCMQLVSRPDQFDVMVTPNLYGNLIANTAAGIAGGTGVMPGGNVGADQAVFEQGASAGNVGNEKILKLKRANPVALLLSSAMMLRHLEFPSYADRLETAVRHVIEEGKFRTKDVGGDSTTQEVVDAIIAALD; from the exons ATGGCTCGGAAATCCTTTCCGATCCTAAAACAACTCATCCAACAATCGACCAATCGTTGTTTTACCTCTACCGTCTCGCCGCGAGCCGTCACGCTGATCCCAGGCGATGGCGTTGGTCCACTGGTAACCGATTCAGTCGAACAGGTGATGAAGGCGATGAAGGCACCTGTTTACTTTGAGCGATACGAAGTGCGTGGTGATATGAAGTGTATGCCGGAGGAAGTAATTGATTCGATTAAGAAGAATAAGGTTTGTCTGAAAGGAGGGCTAAGGACTCCGGTTGGTGGAGGTGTTAGTTCGCTAAATGTGCAAATGAGAAAAGAGCTTGATTTGTACGCTTCCATTGTGCATTGTTTTACTCTGCCAGGGTTGCCTACGCGGCATGAGGATGTGGATATTGTTGTGATTAGGGAGAATACTGAGGGAGAGTATGCTGGCCTTGAGCATGAGGTTGTTCCTGGTGTCGTTGAGAGCCTTAAG GTGATAACAAAATATTGCTCAGAACGAATAGCAAAATTTGCGTTTGAGTATGCTCATGtgaacaaaagaaagaaggtcACAGCTGTGCACAAAGCCAACATTATGAAACTTGCAGATGGTCTATTCTTAGAATCCTGTAGGGAAGTTGCAGCTAAATATCCAGAAATACAGTATGAGGAGATTATTGTGGATAATTGCTGCATGCAACTTGTCTCAAGGCCAGATCAATTTGATGTCATG GTGACTCCCAACCTCTATGGAAATTTGATTGCAAATACGGCTGCTGGCATAGCTGGTGGCACAGGAGTCATGCCAGGAG GTAACGTTGGCGCTGATCAAGCAGTTTTTGAGCAAGGTGCTTCCGCTGGGAATGTCGGCAATGAAAAGATATTGAAGCTTAAGAGAGCAAATCCAGTGGCGCTTCTTCTGTCGTCAGCAATGATGCTGAGACATCTTGAATTTCCGTCATATGCTGATCGTTTAGAAACTGCTGTAAGACATGTAATAGAAGAGGGAAAATTCAGGACAAAGGATGTTGGAGGGGATAGCACCACCCAAGAAGTTGTTGATGCAATTATAGCTGCTTTAGACTAA
- the LOC107011484 gene encoding protein GRIP isoform X1, with protein sequence MKQFNPYFSEAKAEIMEGDISSGAADNHTEDASKTEAEFNSFNIESDHVKDNRICESHEHTGDSHDDLVQMLVELNFQNEYLKSQIVGWQSINIYSDDSGQQIKTAAHENVASDNSEDLNEKIESLNRELLEEKQTRGAAEVALKHLQTLYLEADTKAQEFSVKVAEVQHKMDQEIKERDEKYSELDSKFNRLHKRAKQRIQEVQKEKDDLEAQFRDVNEKSERASSQLSALQQELERSRQHAQEALKAMDLDRQQLRSTNNKLRDNIEELRRSLAPKENALEASQQALLEKEQKLEEMQALLQAADEKRQASIEDLSSKHQKQKESLEAQIAEALAERSKAAETISSLRTVVAEKEFKIAEMDAASTGEAARLRAAFETVKGDIIHLNSEHEKEKESWETTCHSLRTKLEIAESNCIRAEIEAAKFRSQLESQLSAQSQVLNSKEAELMAAKEEINRTQSEFSSYKARAHALLQRKDAELAAARDSEQLKALEEALKEVEKEVMSVSSERDRALQDLKSTLINHEKELSDRDEALRATEQRIRSMEMKFNSAISAHQKEKEAWEISLQNVEETWRLKCDAFKAESVVTSGDNVQKELDDLKQSCKKLKEELDSFRDLADKMIEEKDNEISRLLDDNENLRHKLQSEFLADRNGNSNTVYDKQDPLNSTTSAADQQILVLARQQAQREEELAQSQRHILALQEEIEELERENRLHSQQEAKLKEELRNMDRSQKREGVDLTYLKNVILKLLETGEVEALLPVVAMLLQFSPEEMRKCQQAYRSSIEAQASPAKDTSGSGSSLFSRFSFS encoded by the exons ATGAAACAGTTTAATCCCTACTTCTCAGAAGCTAAAGCGGAAATAATGGAGGGAGATATTAGTAGTGGGGCTGCAGATAATCACACGGAAGATGCTAGCAAAACAGAGGCAGAGTTCAATAGCTTCAATATTGAGAGTGATCATGTAAAGGATAACAGAATATGTGAGAGTCACGAACATACAGGTGATAGCCATGATGATCTTGTACAAATGCTCGTAGAACTTAATTTCCAGAATGAATATCTGAAATCTCAGATTGTGGGATGGCAAAGCATCAACATCTATTCTGATGACTCTGGTCAACAAATTAAAACGGCTGCACATGAAAATGTGGCAAGTGATAATTCAGAAGACCTTAATGAGAAGATCGAATCTTTGAATAGAGAACTTTTAGAGGAAAAGCAAACACGAGGTGCTGCAGAGGTAGCACTAAAGCATCTTCAAACTCTATATTTGGAAGCTGACACAAAGGCCCAAGAGTTTTCTGTCAAAGTTGCTGAAG TACAACATAAGATGGATCAGGAAATAAAAGAACGTGATGAGAAGTACTCAGAGCTAGACTCGAAGTTCAACAGACTTCACAAACGGGCAAAGCAGCGTATTCAAGAGGTGCAAAAG GAAAAAGATGATCTTGAGGCCCAGTTTCGTGATGTCAATGAGAAATCTGAGCGCGCATCCTCTCAATTATCTGCATTGCAGCAAGAGTTGGAGCGCAGTAGACAACACGCTCAGGAGGCACTGAAGGCAATGGATTTGGATAGGCAACAGTTAAGAAGTACAAACAACAA gCTCAGAGACAACATTGAAGAGCTGCGCCGTTCCTTGGCACCAAAAGAGAATGCTCTGGAGGCATCACAACAGGCACTTCTAGAGAAAGAGCAG AAGTTAGAAGAGATGCAAGCATTACTGCAGGCAGCAGATGAGAAGAGACAAGCTTCAATTGAAGACCTCTCTTCAAAGCATCAGAAG CAAAAAGAGAGTCTGGAAGCCCAAATTGCTGAGGCATTGGCTGAAAGAAGCAAAGCAGCTGAAACAATCTCATCTCTGCGG ACTGTGGTTGCAGAGAAGGAGTTTAAGATTGCAGAGATGGATGCAGCTTCCACTGGTGAAGCAGCAAGACTTAGAGCTGCTTTTGAAACAGTTAAAGGAGACATTATTCATCTGAATAGTGAACAC gagaaagaaaaagagagttGGGAAACCACCTGCCATTCACTCAGAACAAAGCTGGAGATTGCTGAGAGTAACTGCATCCGTGCCGAGATTGAAGCAGCCAAATTTAGAA GTCAACTGGAGTCACAGTTATCTGCTCAGTCCCAGGTATTAAACTCAAAAGAGGCTGAATTGATGGCGGCCAAAGAAGAG ATCAATCGCACTCAAAGTGAGTTTTCATCTTACAAGGCTCGTGCTCACGCACTTCTCCAGCGAAAGGATGCTGAATTGGCTGCTGCTAGAGACAGCGAACAACTTAAAGCACTGGAGGAAGCATTGAAG GAAGTGGAGAAAGAGGTAATGTCAGTCTCTTCTGAAAGGGATAGAGCCCTTCAAGATCTAAAGAGCACCTTAATTAATCATGAGAAGGAACTTTCGGACAG AGATGAAGCTCTTCGTGCTACAGAGCAACGGATCAGAAGCATGGAAATGAAGTTCAATTCTGCTATTTCTGCGCACCAAAAAGAGAAGGAAGCATGGGAAATAAGCCTTCAAAATGTAGAAGAAACATGGCGAT TGAAATGTGATGCATTTAAAGCAGAGAGTGTGGTTACCTCTGGTGATAATGTTCAAAAAGAACTAGATGACCTCAAACAAAGCTGTAAAAAACTGAAG GAAGAGCTTGATTCTTTTCGTGACCTTGCTGATAAGATGATTGAGGAGAAGGACAATGAAATCTCTAGACTTCTAGACGATAACGAGAACCTTCGCCACAAACTTCAGTCTGAATTTTTA GCCGATCGCAATGGCAATTCCAATACAG TATATGACAAGCAGGATCCTCTGAATTCGACTACCTCAGCTGCTGATCAGCAGATTCTG GTCTTGGCGAGACAACAAGCACAAAGAGAAGAAGAGCTTGCTCAGTCACAACGTCACATTCTAGCCCTTCAA GAGGAGATAGAAGAGCTCGAACGTGAAAATCGTCTCCACAGCCAGCAG GAAGCTAAGTTGAAAGAGGAGCTTAGGAATATGGATAGATCACAGAAGAGGGAAGGGGTAGATCTGACGTATCTTAAGAATGTCATTTTAAAACTTCTCGAGACAG GTGAAGTGGAGGCTCTATTACCTGTGGTTGCAATGCTTCTTCAGTTCAGTCCTGAGGAG ATGCGGAAGTGCCAACAAGCCTATCGCTCCTCCATAGAAGCTCAAGCAAGCCCGGCAAAAGATACATCAGGATCGGGGAGCTCACTGTTTTCTAGATTCTCATTCTCTTAA
- the LOC107011874 gene encoding serine acetyltransferase 2 isoform X1, with amino-acid sequence MACSCLSDDTWFALSQMRTTTTLQVEDPQIIGPNSPGMPEYRLEKVFPVYAVGVSEPDPNLIVSVANTASTLGDPIWDAVKLEAKLEAEKEPILSSFLYASILTHDCLERALSFVLSNRLQNPTLLATQLMDIFSDVIMHNRCIQCSIRLDLQACKDRDPSCLSYCSALLYLKGYHALQTHRVAHTLWNQGRKVLALALQSRVSEVFGVDIHPAAQIGEGILLDHATGVVIGETAVIGNRVSLMQGVTLGGTGKEIGDRHPKIGQGALIGASATILGNIEIGEGAMVGAGSLVMKDVPPHSMVTGIPAKVIGYVDDQDPSLTMKHDASKEFFKQVAIRCKEARSNGAVASKDDGST; translated from the exons ATGGCTTGTTCTTGTTTGAGCGACGATACTTGGTTCGCTCTTTCTCAAATGCGAACCACCACCACCTTGCAGGTCGAAGATCCACAAATAATCGGACCCAATTCCCCCGGCATGCCCGAGTACCGTTTAGAAAAAGTTTTCCCCGTTTACGCTGTTGGCGTTTCCGAACCCGACCCGAACTTGATCGTCTCTGTCGCTAACACCGCTTCTACTCTTGGTGACCCTATTTGGGATGCGGTCAAGCTTGAAGCAAAGCTTGAG GCAGAGAAGGAGCCAATATTAAGCAGCTTCTTGTACGCAAGTATTTTGACTCATGATTGTTTGGAACGGGCATTGAGCTTTGTTCTTTCCAACCGTCTGCAAAATCCTACACTTTTGGCAACTCAATTAATGGACATATTTTCTGATGTAATAATGCACAATCGGTGCATCCAATGCTCTATTCGACTTGATTTACAG GCATGTAAAGATAGAGATCCTTCATGTTTGTCATACTGTTCTGCTCTTTTGTACCTTAAG GGTTATCATGCTTTACAAACACATCGAGTTGCACATACGCTATGGAATCAAGGGCGCAAAGTCTTGGCATTGGCGTTACAAAGTCGAGTTAGTGAG GTTTTTGGAGTTGATATACATCCAG CTGCCCAAATTGGAGAGGGAATTCTTCTGGATCATGCCACTGGTGTTGTAATTGGTGAAACTGCTGTCATAGGGAATAGAGTTTCACTTATGCAG GGTGTAACCTTGGGAGGAACTGGGAAAGAGATTGGTGATAGGCATCCCAAAATAGGTCAAGGTGCACTGATTGGAGCTAGTGCAACTATACTTGGAAATATAGAAATAGGGGAAGGTGCAATGGTTGGTGCTGGTTCCCTTGTGATGAAGGATGTTCCTCCCCACAG TATGGTGACAGGAATACCAGCAAAGGTGATTGGTTATGTAGATGATCAAGATCCATCTTTAACTATGAAGCATG ATGCCAGCAAGGAGTTCTTTAAACAAGTAGCCATTCGCTGCAAGGAAGCAAGATCCAATG GAGCGGTTGCTTCAAAGGACGATGGCTCAACATGA
- the LOC107011484 gene encoding protein GRIP isoform X3, which yields MEGDISSGAADNHTEDASKTEAEFNSFNIESDHVKDNRICESHEHTGDSHDDLVQMLVELNFQNEYLKSQIVGWQSINIYSDDSGQQIKTAAHENVASDNSEDLNEKIESLNRELLEEKQTRGAAEVALKHLQTLYLEADTKAQEFSVKVAEVQHKMDQEIKERDEKYSELDSKFNRLHKRAKQRIQEVQKEKDDLEAQFRDVNEKSERASSQLSALQQELERSRQHAQEALKAMDLDRQQLRSTNNKLRDNIEELRRSLAPKENALEASQQALLEKEQKLEEMQALLQAADEKRQASIEDLSSKHQKQKESLEAQIAEALAERSKAAETISSLRTVVAEKEFKIAEMDAASTGEAARLRAAFETVKGDIIHLNSEHEKEKESWETTCHSLRTKLEIAESNCIRAEIEAAKFRSQLESQLSAQSQVLNSKEAELMAAKEEINRTQSEFSSYKARAHALLQRKDAELAAARDSEQLKALEEALKEVEKEVMSVSSERDRALQDLKSTLINHEKELSDRDEALRATEQRIRSMEMKFNSAISAHQKEKEAWEISLQNVEETWRLKCDAFKAESVVTSGDNVQKELDDLKQSCKKLKEELDSFRDLADKMIEEKDNEISRLLDDNENLRHKLQSEFLADRNGNSNTVYDKQDPLNSTTSAADQQILVLARQQAQREEELAQSQRHILALQEEIEELERENRLHSQQEAKLKEELRNMDRSQKREGVDLTYLKNVILKLLETGEVEALLPVVAMLLQFSPEEMRKCQQAYRSSIEAQASPAKDTSGSGSSLFSRFSFS from the exons ATGGAGGGAGATATTAGTAGTGGGGCTGCAGATAATCACACGGAAGATGCTAGCAAAACAGAGGCAGAGTTCAATAGCTTCAATATTGAGAGTGATCATGTAAAGGATAACAGAATATGTGAGAGTCACGAACATACAGGTGATAGCCATGATGATCTTGTACAAATGCTCGTAGAACTTAATTTCCAGAATGAATATCTGAAATCTCAGATTGTGGGATGGCAAAGCATCAACATCTATTCTGATGACTCTGGTCAACAAATTAAAACGGCTGCACATGAAAATGTGGCAAGTGATAATTCAGAAGACCTTAATGAGAAGATCGAATCTTTGAATAGAGAACTTTTAGAGGAAAAGCAAACACGAGGTGCTGCAGAGGTAGCACTAAAGCATCTTCAAACTCTATATTTGGAAGCTGACACAAAGGCCCAAGAGTTTTCTGTCAAAGTTGCTGAAG TACAACATAAGATGGATCAGGAAATAAAAGAACGTGATGAGAAGTACTCAGAGCTAGACTCGAAGTTCAACAGACTTCACAAACGGGCAAAGCAGCGTATTCAAGAGGTGCAAAAG GAAAAAGATGATCTTGAGGCCCAGTTTCGTGATGTCAATGAGAAATCTGAGCGCGCATCCTCTCAATTATCTGCATTGCAGCAAGAGTTGGAGCGCAGTAGACAACACGCTCAGGAGGCACTGAAGGCAATGGATTTGGATAGGCAACAGTTAAGAAGTACAAACAACAA gCTCAGAGACAACATTGAAGAGCTGCGCCGTTCCTTGGCACCAAAAGAGAATGCTCTGGAGGCATCACAACAGGCACTTCTAGAGAAAGAGCAG AAGTTAGAAGAGATGCAAGCATTACTGCAGGCAGCAGATGAGAAGAGACAAGCTTCAATTGAAGACCTCTCTTCAAAGCATCAGAAG CAAAAAGAGAGTCTGGAAGCCCAAATTGCTGAGGCATTGGCTGAAAGAAGCAAAGCAGCTGAAACAATCTCATCTCTGCGG ACTGTGGTTGCAGAGAAGGAGTTTAAGATTGCAGAGATGGATGCAGCTTCCACTGGTGAAGCAGCAAGACTTAGAGCTGCTTTTGAAACAGTTAAAGGAGACATTATTCATCTGAATAGTGAACAC gagaaagaaaaagagagttGGGAAACCACCTGCCATTCACTCAGAACAAAGCTGGAGATTGCTGAGAGTAACTGCATCCGTGCCGAGATTGAAGCAGCCAAATTTAGAA GTCAACTGGAGTCACAGTTATCTGCTCAGTCCCAGGTATTAAACTCAAAAGAGGCTGAATTGATGGCGGCCAAAGAAGAG ATCAATCGCACTCAAAGTGAGTTTTCATCTTACAAGGCTCGTGCTCACGCACTTCTCCAGCGAAAGGATGCTGAATTGGCTGCTGCTAGAGACAGCGAACAACTTAAAGCACTGGAGGAAGCATTGAAG GAAGTGGAGAAAGAGGTAATGTCAGTCTCTTCTGAAAGGGATAGAGCCCTTCAAGATCTAAAGAGCACCTTAATTAATCATGAGAAGGAACTTTCGGACAG AGATGAAGCTCTTCGTGCTACAGAGCAACGGATCAGAAGCATGGAAATGAAGTTCAATTCTGCTATTTCTGCGCACCAAAAAGAGAAGGAAGCATGGGAAATAAGCCTTCAAAATGTAGAAGAAACATGGCGAT TGAAATGTGATGCATTTAAAGCAGAGAGTGTGGTTACCTCTGGTGATAATGTTCAAAAAGAACTAGATGACCTCAAACAAAGCTGTAAAAAACTGAAG GAAGAGCTTGATTCTTTTCGTGACCTTGCTGATAAGATGATTGAGGAGAAGGACAATGAAATCTCTAGACTTCTAGACGATAACGAGAACCTTCGCCACAAACTTCAGTCTGAATTTTTA GCCGATCGCAATGGCAATTCCAATACAG TATATGACAAGCAGGATCCTCTGAATTCGACTACCTCAGCTGCTGATCAGCAGATTCTG GTCTTGGCGAGACAACAAGCACAAAGAGAAGAAGAGCTTGCTCAGTCACAACGTCACATTCTAGCCCTTCAA GAGGAGATAGAAGAGCTCGAACGTGAAAATCGTCTCCACAGCCAGCAG GAAGCTAAGTTGAAAGAGGAGCTTAGGAATATGGATAGATCACAGAAGAGGGAAGGGGTAGATCTGACGTATCTTAAGAATGTCATTTTAAAACTTCTCGAGACAG GTGAAGTGGAGGCTCTATTACCTGTGGTTGCAATGCTTCTTCAGTTCAGTCCTGAGGAG ATGCGGAAGTGCCAACAAGCCTATCGCTCCTCCATAGAAGCTCAAGCAAGCCCGGCAAAAGATACATCAGGATCGGGGAGCTCACTGTTTTCTAGATTCTCATTCTCTTAA
- the LOC107011874 gene encoding probable serine acetyltransferase 2 isoform X2: MACSCLSDDTWFALSQMRTTTTLQVEDPQIIGPNSPGMPEYRLEKVFPVYAVGVSEPDPNLIVSVANTASTLGDPIWDAVKLEAKLEACKDRDPSCLSYCSALLYLKGYHALQTHRVAHTLWNQGRKVLALALQSRVSEVFGVDIHPAAQIGEGILLDHATGVVIGETAVIGNRVSLMQGVTLGGTGKEIGDRHPKIGQGALIGASATILGNIEIGEGAMVGAGSLVMKDVPPHSMVTGIPAKVIGYVDDQDPSLTMKHDASKEFFKQVAIRCKEARSNGAVASKDDGST; this comes from the exons ATGGCTTGTTCTTGTTTGAGCGACGATACTTGGTTCGCTCTTTCTCAAATGCGAACCACCACCACCTTGCAGGTCGAAGATCCACAAATAATCGGACCCAATTCCCCCGGCATGCCCGAGTACCGTTTAGAAAAAGTTTTCCCCGTTTACGCTGTTGGCGTTTCCGAACCCGACCCGAACTTGATCGTCTCTGTCGCTAACACCGCTTCTACTCTTGGTGACCCTATTTGGGATGCGGTCAAGCTTGAAGCAAAGCTTGAG GCATGTAAAGATAGAGATCCTTCATGTTTGTCATACTGTTCTGCTCTTTTGTACCTTAAG GGTTATCATGCTTTACAAACACATCGAGTTGCACATACGCTATGGAATCAAGGGCGCAAAGTCTTGGCATTGGCGTTACAAAGTCGAGTTAGTGAG GTTTTTGGAGTTGATATACATCCAG CTGCCCAAATTGGAGAGGGAATTCTTCTGGATCATGCCACTGGTGTTGTAATTGGTGAAACTGCTGTCATAGGGAATAGAGTTTCACTTATGCAG GGTGTAACCTTGGGAGGAACTGGGAAAGAGATTGGTGATAGGCATCCCAAAATAGGTCAAGGTGCACTGATTGGAGCTAGTGCAACTATACTTGGAAATATAGAAATAGGGGAAGGTGCAATGGTTGGTGCTGGTTCCCTTGTGATGAAGGATGTTCCTCCCCACAG TATGGTGACAGGAATACCAGCAAAGGTGATTGGTTATGTAGATGATCAAGATCCATCTTTAACTATGAAGCATG ATGCCAGCAAGGAGTTCTTTAAACAAGTAGCCATTCGCTGCAAGGAAGCAAGATCCAATG GAGCGGTTGCTTCAAAGGACGATGGCTCAACATGA